A genome region from Halorubellus sp. JP-L1 includes the following:
- the serA gene encoding phosphoglycerate dehydrogenase, translated as MKVLVTDPIADAGIERLRDAGHEVETAYDVEGDALLDAVSDANGLVVRSGTEVTEAVFEAAPELVIVGRAGIGVDNIDIDAATEHGVVVANAPEGNVRAASEHTVAMAFATARSIPQAHTRLRGGEWAKGEFLGTEVNGKTLGVVGLGRVGQEVAKKCHALGMDLVAFDPYISEERAEQLGAELVDLDACLDRADFLTVHVPLTDETENMIGEEELAQLEGGYVVNCARGGVVDEGALAAAVEDGVLAGAAVDVFAEEPVSPDNPLLDVEDVVVTPHLGASTEAAQENVAVSTADQIVAAFAGEPVMNALNAPSMDEAAFPRVEPYVDLAETSGKVAAQLFGKRVESVEVSYEGDIAEEDVELVTASALKGVFEPLEWQVNAVNAPRIAEERGVEVTESKSRSSDDFQSLVTVTVSDGEAEVSVCGTLFAGDDPRIVRVDGYRVDAIPHGRMVIARNADEPGVIGLIGSVMGEYDVNIAGMFNARETIGGEALTVYNVDGDVPDAAIEALLADDRIIEVREIVLNGGT; from the coding sequence ATGAAGGTCCTGGTGACGGACCCCATCGCCGACGCGGGTATCGAGCGCCTGAGAGACGCCGGTCACGAGGTCGAGACGGCGTACGACGTCGAGGGCGACGCGCTCCTCGACGCGGTCTCGGACGCGAACGGACTGGTCGTGCGTTCCGGGACCGAGGTGACGGAGGCCGTCTTCGAGGCGGCGCCGGAGCTCGTCATCGTCGGTCGCGCCGGAATCGGCGTGGACAACATCGACATCGACGCGGCGACCGAGCACGGCGTCGTCGTCGCGAACGCGCCCGAGGGGAACGTTCGCGCTGCGAGCGAGCACACGGTCGCGATGGCGTTCGCGACCGCGCGCTCCATCCCGCAAGCCCATACGCGCCTCCGGGGCGGCGAGTGGGCGAAGGGCGAGTTCCTCGGCACCGAAGTGAACGGGAAGACCCTCGGCGTCGTCGGCCTCGGTCGCGTCGGCCAGGAGGTCGCGAAGAAGTGCCACGCGCTCGGGATGGACCTCGTCGCGTTCGACCCCTACATCAGCGAGGAGCGCGCCGAACAGCTCGGCGCGGAACTCGTCGACCTCGACGCGTGCCTGGACCGCGCGGACTTCCTCACCGTGCACGTCCCGTTGACGGACGAGACCGAGAACATGATTGGGGAGGAAGAGCTCGCGCAACTCGAGGGCGGGTACGTCGTGAACTGCGCGCGCGGCGGCGTCGTCGACGAGGGCGCGCTCGCCGCGGCCGTCGAGGACGGCGTGCTCGCGGGCGCGGCGGTGGACGTGTTCGCCGAGGAGCCCGTGAGTCCCGACAACCCCCTCTTGGACGTCGAGGACGTCGTCGTGACGCCCCACCTCGGTGCGAGCACCGAAGCGGCCCAGGAGAACGTCGCGGTGTCGACCGCCGACCAGATCGTCGCTGCGTTCGCGGGCGAACCCGTGATGAACGCGCTGAACGCGCCGTCGATGGACGAGGCGGCGTTCCCGCGCGTCGAGCCGTACGTCGACCTCGCGGAGACCTCGGGGAAGGTCGCCGCGCAGCTGTTCGGGAAGCGCGTCGAGTCCGTCGAGGTCTCCTACGAGGGCGACATCGCGGAGGAGGACGTCGAGCTCGTCACCGCGAGCGCGCTCAAGGGCGTGTTCGAGCCCCTGGAGTGGCAGGTGAACGCGGTGAACGCGCCGCGGATCGCGGAGGAGCGCGGCGTCGAAGTCACGGAGTCGAAGTCACGGAGTAGCGACGACTTCCAGAGCCTCGTCACCGTCACCGTCAGCGACGGCGAGGCGGAGGTCTCGGTCTGTGGGACGCTGTTCGCGGGCGACGACCCCCGTATCGTTCGCGTCGACGGCTACCGCGTGGATGCCATTCCCCACGGCCGGATGGTCATCGCGCGGAACGCGGACGAGCCCGGCGTCATCGGCCTCATCGGGTCCGTGATGGGCGAGTACGACGTGAACATCGCGGGGATGTTCAACGCCCGCGAGACCATCGGCGGGGAAGCGCTCACGGTGTACAACGTCGACGGCGACGTCCCGGACGCCGCCATCGAGGCGCTGCTCGCGGACGACCGCATCATCGAGGTCCGCGAGATCGTCCTGAACGGCGGCACGTAG
- a CDS encoding DUF2892 domain-containing protein, with the protein MEQNVGRTDGIGRVVLGGILGVVSLAILADAVGGAPVVLSPVLGALSLILLVTGATNTCGVYSLLGIDTSQ; encoded by the coding sequence ATGGAGCAGAACGTCGGTCGAACGGACGGTATCGGTCGCGTCGTCCTCGGAGGCATCCTCGGCGTCGTCTCGCTCGCCATCCTCGCCGACGCCGTCGGCGGCGCACCGGTGGTGCTCTCGCCCGTCCTCGGTGCGCTCTCGCTGATACTCCTCGTCACGGGCGCGACGAACACCTGTGGCGTGTACTCGCTGCTCGGCATCGACACCAGCCAGTAG